In a genomic window of Diabrotica undecimpunctata isolate CICGRU chromosome 2, icDiaUnde3, whole genome shotgun sequence:
- the LOC140434998 gene encoding peptidyl-prolyl cis-trans isomerase H, which yields MPNWNQIQAQLRHPANPVVFFDVSVGTTEIGRMIFELFADVVPKTSENFRQFCTGEFRKDAVPLGYKGASFHRVIKDFMIQGGDFVNGDGTGVMSIYGGSTFVDENFSLKHDTPGLLSMANSGKDTNGCQFFITCAKCNFLDGKHVVFGRVIDGLLVMRKIENVPTGPNNKPKIPVTIVQCGQM from the coding sequence ATGCCTAATTGGAATCAAATTCAGGCCCAACTAAGGCATCCAGCTAATCCTGTAGTATTCTTTGATGTATCAGTAGGAACTACAGAAATCGGTAGGATGATATTTGAACTTTTTGCCGATGTAGTTCCTAAAACCAGTGAAAATTTTAGACAGTTTTGTACAGGAGAATTTAGAAAAGATGCAGTGCCTCTTGGTTATAAAGGAGCTAGCTTTCACCGTGTTATTAAAGATTTTATGATACAAGGAGGTGATTTTGTGAATGGTGATGGAACCGGTGTGATGAGTATCTATGGAGGAAGTACATTTGTTGATGAAAACTTTAGTTTAAAACATGATACACCTGGACTTTTATCGATGGCAAATAGTGGAAAAGACACAAATGGTTGTCAGTTTTTTATAACTTGTGCAAAATGTAATTTTCTAGATGGAAAACATGTTGTTTTTGGAAGAGTTATTGATGGACTTTTAGTTATGAGAAAAATTGAAAATGTACCTACAGGGCCTAACAATAAACCAAAAATACCAGTTACTATTGTACAGTGTGGACAAAtgtga
- the tsu gene encoding RNA-binding protein 8A has product MADVLDINDAVDIDVEDEGEQSVLRLKDKVIKRKGRGFGPGEGREHEKVRGYESIDAGEHGDEPGPQKSVEGWILFATSVHEEATEEDLSKKFSDYGVIKNISINLDRRTGFLKGYALIEYGTYEEASTAREALNGSSLLGQTIGVDWCFVKGAKKSKKRSKRH; this is encoded by the coding sequence ATGGCTGACGTATTAGATATTAATGATGCCGTTGATATAGATGTAGAAGATGAAGGTGAGCAAAGCGTTTTGAGACTAAAAGACAAAGTTATAAAACGAAAAGGTCGTGGTTTTGGTCCCGGCGAAGGAAGAGAGCATGAAAAAGTAAGAGGTTACGAGTCAATTGACGCTGGAGAACACGGCGATGAACCAGGGCCCCAAAAATCTGTAGAAGGTTGGATATTGTTTGCTACTTCGGTTCATGAAGAAGCTACTGAAGAAGATTTGAGTAAAAAGTTTTCAGACTATGGAGTAATAAAAAACATTAGTATTAATTTAGATCGACGAACGGGATTTTTGAAAGGTTACGCTCTAATTGAATACGGAACATATGAAGAAGCATCTACAGCTAGAGAAGCCTTAAATGGATCTTCTCTACTAGGTCAAACGATTGGAGTAGACTGGTGTTTTGTTAAAGGAGCAAAGAAGTCTAAAAAACGTAGCAAAAGACACTAA
- the LOC140435000 gene encoding uncharacterized protein, which translates to MSSGSICYKCNQPGHFARECSQPGGGRDSGRGSFSRSRDKCHKCNKMGHYARDCKEEAARCYRCYGEGHFAKDCMQSPDMPSCYNCRKPGHIARSCPEAGGDRSSNDTCHNCQRPGHISRNCPESTKTCYLCHKPGHLKRDCRENDYRK; encoded by the exons ATGAGTTCTGGCAGCATTTGTTATAAGTGCAATCAACCTGGTCATTTTGCTAGGGAGTGCTCACAGCCAGGAGGCGGTAGAGATTCTGGAAGAGGCTCTTTCAGTAGAAGTCGTGACAAATGTCACAAGTGCAACAAAATGGGTCACTATGCACGTGACTGTAAGGAGGAAGCTGCTCGTTGTTATCGTTGCTATGGGGAAGGGCACTTTGCCAAGGATTGTATGCAAAGTCCAGATATGCCGTCCTGCTACAATTGTAGAAAACCAG GACATATTGCTCGCAGTTGTCCAGAAGCAGGTGGGGACAGGTCCTCTAATGACACTTGCCACAACTGTCAAAGACCAGGGCATATTTCAAGAAATTGCCCTGAGAGCACAAAAACATGCTACTTGTGTCACAAACCAGGTCATCTGAAAAGAGATTGCCGAGAAAATGACTACAGAAAGTAG